Proteins from one Deinococcus actinosclerus genomic window:
- the meaB gene encoding methylmalonyl Co-A mutase-associated GTPase MeaB — translation MSAPSAPPPGPLLDRYRAGDLRALARAVTLAEAGLPAARPLLRAARERGARAVVLGVTGSPGSGKSTLTDALIAFLRQRGQRVAVLAVDPSSPYSGGAILGDRIRMLRHHADEGVFVRSLASRGALGGLSERTLGVLALMEGAGFDWVILETVGVGQSEVDVAAACDHTLLVLTPAGGDGVQAFKAGIMEIADVIAVNKADLPGADRTIRELMAAQGLGAHDQHTWFAPIRRTVAAKGEGIGAIVAAVEAHRAHLGAEGLQRRREARAALEVRTLVQERLLRRARELGRDLYARVARGDLDADDAADTLLRGNL, via the coding sequence GTGAGCGCTCCCTCCGCGCCCCCACCGGGTCCGCTGCTCGACCGCTACCGCGCCGGGGACCTGCGCGCCCTGGCCCGCGCCGTCACCCTGGCCGAGGCCGGACTGCCCGCCGCGCGTCCCCTGCTGCGCGCTGCCCGCGAACGCGGCGCGCGCGCGGTCGTGCTGGGCGTGACCGGCAGCCCCGGCAGCGGCAAGAGCACCCTGACCGACGCCCTGATCGCGTTCCTGCGCCAACGGGGGCAGCGCGTCGCGGTGCTCGCCGTGGACCCCAGCAGTCCCTACAGTGGCGGCGCGATCCTCGGGGACCGCATCCGCATGCTGCGTCACCACGCCGACGAGGGCGTGTTCGTGCGCTCGCTGGCCAGCCGGGGCGCGCTGGGCGGCCTGTCCGAACGCACCCTGGGCGTCCTGGCCCTGATGGAGGGCGCGGGTTTCGACTGGGTGATCCTCGAAACGGTGGGTGTCGGGCAGTCCGAGGTGGACGTCGCGGCCGCCTGCGACCACACCCTGCTCGTCCTCACGCCCGCCGGGGGGGACGGCGTGCAGGCCTTCAAGGCCGGGATCATGGAGATCGCGGACGTGATCGCCGTGAACAAGGCCGACCTGCCCGGCGCGGACCGCACCATCCGCGAACTGATGGCCGCGCAGGGCCTCGGCGCGCACGACCAGCACACCTGGTTCGCTCCGATTCGCCGTACGGTCGCCGCGAAGGGCGAGGGCATAGGGGCCATCGTGGCGGCCGTCGAGGCGCACCGCGCGCACCTGGGCGCGGAGGGCCTGCAACGCCGCCGCGAGGCGAGAGCGGCGCTGGAGGTCCGCACCCTGGTGCAGGAGCGCCTGCTGAGGCGCGCGCGTGAACTGGGCCGCGACCTGTACGCCCGCGTCGCCCGGGGCGACCTGGACGCCGACGACGCTGCCGACACGCTGCTGCGGGGGAACCTGTGA
- a CDS encoding isoprenylcysteine carboxyl methyltransferase family protein: MKAHLPTKASAVAGWLFAFLVVQRLLELRVARSNERWAREHGAQEYGQSHYPLFFVLHPTWMLLTLLEGRASRGRVNPWALALFIVAQPLRYWVIRTLGRYWNTRILIVPGGQRVTGGPFRYLKHPNYVVVALEIAAAPLAVGAWRTALAYTLLNAALLLGIRIPAEERALAEYRRSQQK; encoded by the coding sequence GTGAAGGCCCACCTCCCCACGAAGGCCAGCGCCGTGGCCGGGTGGCTGTTCGCCTTCTTGGTCGTGCAGCGCCTGCTGGAACTGCGCGTCGCCCGCTCGAACGAACGCTGGGCGCGCGAGCACGGCGCGCAGGAGTACGGCCAGTCGCACTACCCGCTGTTTTTCGTGCTGCACCCCACCTGGATGCTCCTGACGCTGCTCGAGGGCCGCGCCAGCCGGGGCCGCGTGAACCCGTGGGCGCTGGCGCTGTTCATCGTGGCCCAGCCGCTGCGCTACTGGGTGATCCGCACGCTGGGCCGCTACTGGAACACCCGCATCCTGATCGTGCCCGGCGGGCAGCGGGTCACGGGCGGCCCCTTCCGCTACCTGAAACACCCGAACTACGTGGTGGTGGCGCTAGAGATCGCGGCAGCCCCGCTGGCGGTCGGCGCGTGGCGCACCGCGCTGGCCTACACGCTGCTGAACGCCGCGCTGCTGCTCGGCATCCGCATTCCCGCCGAGGAACGCGCCCTGGCCGAGTACCGCCGCTCGCAGCAGAAATGA